Proteins encoded by one window of bacterium:
- a CDS encoding prepilin-type N-terminal cleavage/methylation domain-containing protein: protein MRKTNLKYSNRGFTLIEVLVATVVLLLVLLAVYELFDQGRWLYVGTENQAANLQNVRIVSENLERDLRMAGGGVPLSVSTDTKFWTPMIFTADKSEIFFHADIDSRTTLFTADAAANSVTVEDAALVCPEAAWPLVFYDSDARKWQSVQCNSFAGSTINFSPAAAISFPAASSTVYSPETVFYRLTNDSDADGVCDDVNGDGILCTAPPDPDGTDFGGRDFPFCSIERAVVFGNDPTTDRDDTAATFETLASNICVFQLAYFQTDGTPVNGGTFPVTGGFLQGIHRVTSTITSKSRSSQGPGKYQEITLTSDILVRSAKY, encoded by the coding sequence ATGCGGAAAACAAATTTGAAGTATTCCAATCGAGGATTCACACTCATAGAAGTGCTCGTGGCCACTGTCGTTCTTTTGCTGGTGTTGTTAGCCGTTTATGAACTCTTTGATCAGGGACGCTGGTTGTACGTGGGTACGGAGAATCAAGCTGCCAACCTGCAAAATGTTCGGATCGTATCGGAGAATCTGGAACGGGATCTGCGGATGGCAGGCGGAGGAGTGCCGCTCTCGGTAAGCACCGACACAAAATTTTGGACGCCGATGATTTTTACGGCGGATAAAAGTGAAATTTTTTTCCACGCTGACATAGACAGCCGTACCACTCTGTTTACGGCAGATGCGGCAGCTAACAGCGTTACGGTGGAAGATGCCGCACTTGTGTGTCCCGAGGCCGCCTGGCCGCTTGTTTTCTATGACTCGGACGCCAGGAAATGGCAGTCTGTTCAGTGCAATTCGTTTGCCGGAAGCACGATTAATTTCAGCCCGGCTGCTGCCATCTCTTTTCCAGCTGCTTCCTCAACGGTTTATTCGCCGGAGACCGTGTTTTACCGGCTGACCAATGACTCCGACGCAGATGGAGTTTGCGATGATGTGAATGGCGACGGTATTTTGTGTACTGCGCCTCCGGACCCCGACGGAACGGATTTTGGCGGACGCGACTTTCCGTTCTGTTCCATCGAAAGAGCCGTGGTCTTTGGCAACGATCCGACCACTGATCGTGATGACACAGCCGCCACGTTTGAAACGCTGGCAAGCAACATCTGCGTTTTTCAACTTGCCTATTTCCAGACAGATGGGACACCAGTAAATGGCGGCACATTTCCCGTAACCGGCGGATTCCTGCAGGGAATTCATCGAGTGACGTCAACGATCACTTCAAAGTCCAGATCGAGCCAGGGGCCGGGAAAATATCAGGAGATCACTTTAACGTCTGATATTCTTGTCCGGAGCGCCAAATACTAA
- a CDS encoding prepilin-type N-terminal cleavage/methylation domain-containing protein, whose protein sequence is MKNDGFTLVEILISMAILAIAIIGIIAAFPQALKQVAQSEHISTINHLGQAKLDELRGLPWNDNDLLDGTHPSTGLGDPAAIETADNYTIIPGSYSRGWRVTDIDSGLRKQVKVTVGYLIYDDAGNLMSAPTKMYGPQAIHMRTADFTMILTRP, encoded by the coding sequence ATGAAAAATGATGGTTTTACTCTTGTCGAGATTTTGATATCGATGGCCATACTCGCAATTGCAATTATTGGAATTATCGCTGCGTTTCCGCAAGCTCTTAAACAGGTCGCACAGTCGGAGCATATTTCTACGATCAACCATCTGGGACAGGCGAAACTGGATGAGTTGCGAGGTCTGCCCTGGAACGATAATGATTTGCTCGACGGAACTCATCCATCCACCGGTTTGGGTGATCCTGCGGCCATTGAAACGGCCGATAACTATACAATCATCCCGGGTAGCTATTCGCGTGGATGGAGGGTTACGGACATTGATAGTGGACTAAGAAAACAGGTTAAGGTAACGGTTGGATACCTGATTTACGACGATGCGGGCAATCTTATGAGCGCGCCAACAAAAATGTATGGCCCACAAGCCATCCATATGAGAACCGCCGACTTCACAATGATTCTGACTCGTCCATAA
- a CDS encoding prepilin-type N-terminal cleavage/methylation domain-containing protein, with protein MLAPKKHHRGYTIPEILVVVGIIALLVLIAIPQLLKLLHAYEVQSAASGFAVHLRFARNAAVKQKLRYRILIAESPDNAYRLERETNYGSGDYALVPGLGADQKLVGGARYIALPSGITIEPASTDGPIVFNFRGANDGATTYNILMETTDVRYTITVTPSGGISTLRTVL; from the coding sequence TTGCTAGCACCAAAGAAACATCATCGCGGCTACACCATTCCTGAAATCCTCGTAGTCGTAGGAATCATCGCACTCCTTGTTCTGATTGCGATTCCTCAATTGTTGAAACTCTTGCACGCATATGAGGTTCAATCTGCAGCATCGGGATTTGCCGTACATCTGCGTTTTGCTCGCAACGCAGCCGTAAAGCAAAAGCTAAGATATCGGATCTTGATCGCTGAATCCCCGGACAACGCTTATCGTTTGGAGCGGGAAACGAATTACGGCAGTGGTGACTATGCACTCGTCCCCGGACTTGGCGCTGATCAGAAACTGGTTGGTGGTGCGCGGTACATTGCCCTTCCATCCGGTATCACGATTGAACCGGCGAGCACTGACGGACCGATCGTATTTAACTTTCGAGGCGCAAATGACGGTGCCACGACATACAACATCCTTATGGAAACAACGGATGTTCGCTATACCATCACTGTTACCCCATCCGGTGGTATCAGCACGTTAAGGACAGTACTTTGA
- a CDS encoding HEAT repeat domain-containing protein, with amino-acid sequence MRLATLIIVVLSFVFAVPSFAAEKLSTDELIQNLKAQDPKVREEAAKEVGDRGEKLGLEALDQATLDKEPKVQMAVVEALGKIHHPQQVSYLSRAVRNTKGEAQEKAMNLLTEVYIPSHEHGSLQKIWTSVSSLFDPPEVKLVEPWMKVDPEAVESILFVLDQKESENRIEAAATLGMLRARSAVPRLAFYLKSPNTKMTRTTVRSLGYIGDPAAGPHLVPLLKHSEDDVVIDTARVLGQLRYHEALPELGKLFEYSDDDDYRRAALQAISRIADPAYEQLMVKYVDSDDKALRISAIEAIGRMSLSNHVQRLQLEFQREKSRFVKMAISFSLFTLGESAYIDTLVLNLKERDYQTQAETYLVELGSRAVPAVAAYLKGADNDFRVLLIDLLGNMQQPSAIPYIEPYLKAKEIKVAQAATHAVGKLRRIQNS; translated from the coding sequence ATGAGGTTAGCTACATTAATAATTGTCGTATTGTCTTTTGTTTTTGCCGTTCCGTCTTTTGCCGCAGAAAAGCTCTCGACAGATGAGCTGATCCAAAACTTAAAAGCACAGGACCCCAAAGTGCGGGAAGAAGCTGCAAAGGAAGTGGGGGATCGCGGCGAAAAACTGGGTTTGGAAGCCCTGGATCAGGCCACTCTTGATAAGGAACCAAAGGTTCAGATGGCTGTCGTGGAAGCGCTGGGAAAAATCCATCATCCACAACAAGTCTCATACTTGAGTCGCGCCGTTCGAAACACAAAAGGAGAAGCGCAGGAAAAAGCGATGAACCTTTTGACTGAAGTGTACATTCCGAGTCACGAACATGGATCCTTGCAAAAAATATGGACCAGCGTCTCTTCGTTGTTCGATCCACCGGAAGTGAAGCTTGTTGAACCTTGGATGAAAGTGGATCCGGAAGCAGTCGAGTCGATTCTATTCGTTCTGGATCAAAAGGAATCGGAAAACCGCATCGAAGCAGCAGCCACACTCGGAATGCTTCGCGCGCGATCGGCTGTTCCAAGACTCGCATTTTACCTGAAGTCTCCGAACACCAAAATGACCCGCACCACGGTGCGCTCTCTTGGTTACATCGGAGATCCGGCAGCCGGACCTCATCTGGTTCCTCTACTTAAACATTCTGAAGATGATGTTGTGATCGATACTGCGCGGGTTCTTGGACAACTCCGCTATCACGAGGCCTTACCGGAATTGGGAAAGCTTTTCGAATATTCCGATGATGATGACTACAGGCGCGCCGCTTTGCAGGCGATCAGCCGGATTGCAGATCCTGCTTACGAACAACTGATGGTGAAATACGTCGATTCGGATGACAAAGCTCTGCGAATTTCGGCCATAGAAGCGATTGGAAGGATGAGTCTCAGCAATCATGTTCAGAGACTCCAGCTGGAATTCCAGCGCGAAAAAAGCCGGTTCGTTAAAATGGCCATCAGTTTCAGTCTGTTTACGCTTGGTGAATCTGCTTACATCGACACCCTTGTGTTGAACCTAAAGGAACGCGATTACCAGACCCAGGCCGAGACTTATCTCGTTGAGCTGGGGTCGCGCGCTGTACCTGCGGTTGCTGCATACCTGAAAGGGGCTGACAACGATTTCAGAGTTTTATTGATTGACCTTCTGGGGAATATGCAACAGCCTTCGGCGATTCCTTACATCGAACCGTATCTAAAAGCAAAAGAGATCAAAGTCGCACAAGCCGCAACGCATGCGGTAGGAAAGCTGCGGAGGATTCAAAACAGCTAG
- a CDS encoding menaquinone biosynthesis decarboxylase has translation MPYRDLRQFIETLEEMGELKRIQAPVDVELEIAEITDRVSKQNGPALLFENPKGYNIPVLINALGSKARMLAALGLSSYETFFEKYFELLEKPESVMDKLKLIPRLTEIAQMAPKIVKSGSCKEVILNDNPSVKFLPILKCWPKDGGRYITLPLVFTVNQRTGKHNCGCYRLQVVDDRTLLMHWQLHKHGAAHHQEYLAEKKRMEVAIAIGCDPVLTFSAIAPLPDNIYEMLFAGLLREKAVELVQCETVDLQVPAHAEIVLEGYVDPAEDLRVEGPFGDHTGYYSLEDLYPAFHLTCITHRNNPIYQTIIVGPPPQEDDYMGQAVERLFLPVIQKQFPEIVDMHMPFEGIFHNLMFVSIKKRYAGHARKIMHGIWGLGQAMFTKVIVVVDDDVDVQNVREVTWKALNHIDPERDIEFVMGPIDVLDHSSRLMGYGSHMGVDATRKWKEEGFTRPWPEEIMMSPEIKDLVTKRWKEYGF, from the coding sequence ATGCCTTATCGCGATCTCCGGCAATTTATCGAAACGCTCGAAGAAATGGGGGAGTTGAAGCGCATTCAAGCTCCGGTGGATGTGGAGCTTGAAATCGCGGAAATCACCGATCGTGTTTCCAAGCAGAATGGCCCTGCCCTGCTCTTTGAAAATCCCAAGGGCTACAATATTCCGGTGCTCATCAATGCGCTGGGCAGTAAAGCAAGAATGCTTGCTGCACTGGGATTGAGCTCGTACGAGACTTTCTTTGAAAAGTATTTCGAGCTGCTGGAAAAACCGGAGAGCGTGATGGATAAGCTCAAGCTCATCCCGCGCTTGACTGAAATCGCGCAGATGGCTCCGAAGATCGTCAAGTCTGGTTCCTGCAAGGAGGTCATTTTAAACGACAATCCCTCGGTGAAGTTTCTGCCGATTCTAAAATGCTGGCCCAAAGATGGCGGCCGCTACATCACTTTGCCACTCGTTTTTACGGTGAACCAGCGAACCGGCAAACACAATTGTGGCTGCTACCGTTTGCAGGTAGTGGACGATCGCACGCTCTTAATGCACTGGCAGTTGCACAAACACGGGGCGGCGCACCATCAAGAATATCTGGCTGAAAAAAAACGGATGGAAGTTGCGATCGCGATCGGATGCGATCCCGTTCTTACATTCAGCGCGATTGCTCCGCTTCCGGACAATATTTACGAGATGCTTTTCGCCGGATTGCTTCGCGAAAAAGCGGTAGAGCTGGTCCAATGCGAAACGGTGGATCTGCAGGTGCCCGCGCATGCTGAAATCGTGCTGGAAGGCTACGTAGACCCGGCTGAAGATCTAAGAGTAGAAGGCCCTTTTGGCGATCATACCGGCTACTACTCGCTCGAAGATTTGTATCCCGCATTCCATTTGACGTGCATCACTCATCGAAATAATCCCATCTATCAAACCATCATTGTAGGGCCGCCTCCGCAAGAAGATGACTACATGGGCCAGGCCGTCGAGCGTTTGTTTTTGCCTGTGATCCAGAAACAGTTTCCGGAAATTGTAGACATGCACATGCCCTTTGAAGGAATTTTTCACAACTTGATGTTTGTAAGCATCAAAAAACGCTACGCAGGACACGCGCGCAAAATCATGCATGGAATCTGGGGACTCGGCCAGGCGATGTTCACAAAAGTGATTGTGGTGGTGGATGACGATGTGGATGTGCAGAACGTCCGCGAAGTCACATGGAAAGCGCTGAATCACATCGATCCCGAACGAGACATTGAATTCGTGATGGGACCAATCGATGTACTGGATCATTCCTCACGTTTGATGGGCTACGGCTCCCACATGGGCGTTGACGCAACGCGCAAATGGAAAGAGGAAGGATTCACGCGCCCCTGGCCTGAAGAGATTATGATGAGTCCCGAAATCAAAGACCTCGTCACCAAACGCTGGAAAGAGTACGGATTCTAA
- a CDS encoding Uma2 family endonuclease — MLTTRIKMTYHDYAMLPDDQRYELIDGELLMTPAPTTPHQRASGNLFSLLREYITKSDLGEVFFAPLDVLLSDHDVVQPDLLFISKERMNIIGEKNIQGPPDLAVEVVSPTHRERDYFVKKDLYARYGVREYWLLDLQKRCIEVFKLAESKYELVGIFSESDTLSTPLLPNLNLTVSAVFRGL; from the coding sequence ATGTTAACAACCCGCATTAAGATGACTTATCACGACTACGCAATGCTGCCGGACGATCAGCGCTATGAGCTCATCGATGGAGAATTGCTGATGACACCAGCCCCTACAACGCCGCATCAAAGAGCATCTGGCAACTTATTTTCTTTGCTTCGCGAATACATCACTAAAAGTGATCTTGGTGAAGTCTTTTTCGCCCCGCTTGATGTATTACTGTCCGATCATGATGTCGTTCAGCCGGATCTTCTTTTTATTTCGAAAGAGCGAATGAACATTATTGGCGAAAAGAACATCCAAGGCCCGCCCGACCTGGCAGTGGAGGTTGTTTCCCCCACCCACAGGGAAAGAGATTATTTTGTTAAGAAAGATTTGTACGCTCGCTACGGTGTTCGAGAGTACTGGCTGCTCGATCTGCAAAAAAGGTGCATAGAAGTTTTCAAACTTGCTGAAAGCAAATACGAGCTGGTTGGCATCTTTTCGGAATCAGACACGCTATCGACTCCATTGCTGCCCAATCTGAATTTAACGGTGTCTGCTGTATTCCGCGGTCTTTAG
- a CDS encoding protein kinase: MSDYLKEARKARRQKDFSKAGDFFYLAGDEKGAMEMYLKGGHYSLAARMLEKSGEWKEAAKYYVQAGKISDAAEIYSSRLKDYRTASAMFEKNGDVLRASEMAEKAGDIPRAAFLAEKADLLDRAAHLFVQAQKYERAADVYFRRFKQLYAEREEKGFIQSHRTRMQRVGHAAGTLYLRYKKYEKAAEAFELNENYTKAAECYSLANQWEKAAELYYRIHDYESAYQLLSRLEDRLTNKELLADICFQKHDFLQAGELYLQIDRKPRAAEAFERAEDYQRAAYYYEMLEDYPKAAELNLKQQDFKKAAQLFEKSKNFEQAAHYYEEADMVDQAIQCLIRSGGSIRAAKLLIERKNIQPAISILQQIHPEDDDYSEACILLGQLFTQMEMYSVAQQKFKEAIRDQPLSKKNIETYYGLAFAYEKAAQYSKAREIYEKIISVDLDFSDTLKRLQRIKTSNLLDGVQSAEFTPTGMKRMLASRYELMEKLGKDPFGKLYRAMDTVLARPCLIRRFPEQDKNITRNILEQTRIVSGLIHSNILTIYDSGKDEDYYFVCMEYVEGPTLRQRLSHGPIEVSEVCELVSQICLGLAFAHKRGIVHKNLCPENIYCAAGNQIKISNFGIDAKWEKGSTLISKQYSSPEQILGQKVDLRTDFYSLGIVLYEMLYGKAPFNGQDVELQHIKQAPAFPDTYPLPVPVFLLKIMQKCLHKDPKRRYADAEMILDELEVADIVAGMILNQRYEIIKEIGLGGMGHVYKARDRDLDEIVALKVLRAEISTDPVIQKRFLREIKVTRMIAHPCVVKVFDTGKYKGNRYISMEYIEGISLDDWLKKGKPDFKSMLAVIVKILQGVQAAHTQGIIHRDLKPQNVLIDKSLNPHVLDFGIARSMDNVDATSGQIMGSPKYMSPEQIQGKDLDGRSDQYATGVLMFLMFTGEEPFTGEDPRTIVLKHLSQPPPDMLKLNPDIPDWIHKIILKTLEKDRNQRYSSLKELLDDLKKGYESHKHSGE, from the coding sequence ATGTCCGATTACTTGAAGGAAGCACGAAAGGCGAGGCGTCAAAAGGACTTCTCTAAGGCGGGTGATTTTTTTTATCTCGCCGGGGATGAAAAGGGCGCCATGGAGATGTACTTAAAGGGCGGACACTACTCTCTCGCGGCGCGCATGCTTGAAAAAAGCGGGGAGTGGAAAGAAGCGGCCAAGTACTACGTTCAAGCCGGAAAAATTTCCGATGCTGCCGAAATTTACAGCAGCCGGTTGAAGGATTACCGCACAGCATCAGCGATGTTTGAAAAAAATGGCGATGTTTTGCGGGCATCCGAAATGGCTGAGAAAGCGGGGGACATCCCCCGTGCGGCCTTTCTGGCGGAAAAAGCTGATCTGCTCGACCGCGCGGCCCATCTTTTTGTGCAGGCGCAAAAATATGAGCGCGCCGCCGATGTTTACTTCCGGCGATTTAAACAACTCTATGCAGAAAGAGAGGAGAAGGGCTTCATTCAGAGTCACCGCACGAGGATGCAGAGAGTGGGTCATGCGGCGGGCACTCTCTACCTTCGGTACAAGAAGTACGAAAAAGCGGCTGAGGCTTTCGAGCTAAACGAAAACTACACGAAGGCGGCTGAGTGTTATTCCCTGGCGAATCAATGGGAAAAAGCAGCGGAGCTTTACTACCGGATTCATGATTATGAGTCAGCATACCAGCTGCTGTCCCGTCTGGAAGACCGTCTCACGAACAAAGAACTACTGGCGGATATCTGTTTTCAAAAACACGATTTCCTGCAAGCCGGCGAACTTTACTTGCAGATCGACCGCAAGCCGCGAGCCGCCGAAGCATTTGAACGGGCCGAGGATTATCAACGTGCTGCCTACTACTATGAAATGCTCGAGGATTATCCGAAAGCGGCCGAACTTAATTTAAAACAACAGGATTTCAAAAAGGCAGCTCAATTATTCGAAAAATCAAAGAACTTCGAACAAGCGGCTCATTATTATGAAGAGGCGGATATGGTGGATCAGGCGATCCAGTGTCTGATCCGCTCGGGTGGCAGCATTCGTGCCGCAAAACTCTTAATAGAAAGAAAAAATATTCAGCCCGCGATTTCGATTCTTCAGCAGATTCATCCCGAAGACGATGACTATTCGGAAGCCTGCATTCTGCTGGGACAACTCTTCACACAAATGGAGATGTATTCGGTGGCCCAGCAGAAATTCAAGGAAGCGATTCGGGACCAACCTTTATCTAAAAAAAATATTGAAACTTATTACGGTCTGGCCTTTGCGTATGAAAAGGCGGCGCAATACTCCAAGGCACGCGAGATATACGAAAAAATCATTTCAGTCGATCTGGATTTCAGCGATACGTTGAAGCGGCTTCAGCGGATCAAGACTTCGAATTTATTAGATGGCGTTCAGAGCGCTGAGTTCACACCAACAGGTATGAAACGAATGCTGGCATCCCGATATGAGCTGATGGAAAAGCTTGGAAAGGATCCCTTCGGGAAACTATACAGGGCCATGGATACAGTTCTGGCAAGGCCCTGTCTGATCCGTCGATTCCCGGAACAGGACAAAAACATCACGCGCAATATTCTTGAGCAAACTCGCATTGTCTCCGGTCTCATCCACAGCAATATTCTGACGATCTATGACAGCGGAAAGGATGAGGACTACTACTTTGTTTGCATGGAGTATGTGGAGGGTCCGACGCTCCGGCAGCGGCTTTCTCACGGGCCGATTGAAGTTTCAGAAGTTTGCGAGCTGGTCTCCCAAATCTGTCTCGGTCTTGCTTTCGCTCACAAAAGGGGAATCGTTCATAAGAATCTTTGTCCCGAAAACATTTACTGCGCTGCAGGCAATCAAATAAAAATTTCCAATTTTGGAATCGATGCGAAATGGGAAAAAGGAAGCACTTTGATTTCAAAGCAATATTCAAGTCCGGAACAAATTCTGGGACAGAAAGTGGATTTGCGCACGGACTTCTATTCGCTGGGAATTGTGCTATACGAAATGCTCTACGGAAAAGCACCTTTCAACGGCCAGGACGTCGAACTGCAGCACATTAAGCAAGCGCCGGCTTTTCCGGATACTTATCCGCTGCCGGTTCCTGTTTTCCTGTTGAAGATCATGCAGAAGTGCTTACATAAAGATCCCAAACGTCGTTATGCAGACGCCGAGATGATCCTGGATGAACTGGAAGTGGCTGATATTGTCGCCGGGATGATTCTGAACCAGAGGTACGAAATCATTAAAGAGATTGGACTGGGTGGAATGGGGCACGTGTACAAAGCGCGCGATCGCGACCTAGATGAGATCGTGGCCCTCAAAGTTTTGCGCGCCGAAATCAGCACAGATCCGGTCATTCAAAAAAGATTTCTTCGCGAGATCAAAGTCACACGAATGATCGCCCATCCTTGTGTTGTAAAGGTTTTCGACACCGGCAAATACAAAGGGAATCGCTACATATCCATGGAATACATTGAAGGGATCAGTCTGGATGACTGGTTGAAGAAAGGAAAGCCTGACTTCAAATCGATGCTGGCCGTAATCGTCAAAATCCTGCAAGGCGTTCAGGCGGCCCACACGCAAGGAATCATTCATCGTGATCTAAAACCGCAAAACGTGTTGATTGATAAATCATTGAATCCTCATGTTCTTGATTTTGGAATTGCTCGATCGATGGACAACGTGGATGCCACAAGCGGCCAGATCATGGGTTCTCCGAAATACATGTCGCCAGAGCAAATTCAAGGCAAGGATCTAGATGGCCGGTCGGATCAATATGCCACGGGTGTCCTGATGTTTCTCATGTTTACCGGTGAAGAACCATTCACCGGTGAAGATCCCAGGACCATTGTTTTGAAGCACTTAAGCCAGCCGCCACCCGATATGTTGAAGCTGAATCCGGACATTCCGGATTGGATCCACAAAATCATTTTGAAAACATTGGAAAAGGATCGAAATCAGCGTTATTCTTCGTTAAAAGAACTATTGGACGATTTAAAAAAAGGTTACGAATCGCACAAACACTCAGGAGAATAA
- a CDS encoding DUF4412 domain-containing protein has product MKHFFIVLAFLGMATLCFADTTIIQKVASGPVMGQSGTNAIQTMKIKGTKARIDHDNVKQYQILDLAAKKVYTIDNEKKQAMVMSLDMMNAAGAMFKQMNKDAKLNIQNTGNTRTVNGFKCTDYVISMTGGMGLTSKQCLTKDIDSSDFEAFRPYAEGMVKMFLGDNAAQLPEGMAVVTETQMTMLGQKVDSKTELQSVKKEEIPGSVFEIPAGYAVTEMPGMPKQ; this is encoded by the coding sequence ATGAAACACTTTTTCATAGTTTTGGCATTCTTGGGGATGGCCACTCTTTGTTTTGCAGACACCACCATCATTCAGAAAGTGGCATCAGGACCGGTTATGGGACAATCAGGCACAAATGCAATCCAAACGATGAAGATCAAAGGGACCAAAGCACGAATTGATCATGACAACGTAAAGCAGTACCAAATACTCGACCTTGCTGCGAAGAAAGTGTACACCATCGATAACGAAAAGAAACAAGCGATGGTGATGAGTCTGGATATGATGAATGCTGCGGGAGCGATGTTCAAGCAGATGAATAAAGATGCGAAGTTGAACATTCAAAATACAGGCAACACCCGGACGGTGAACGGTTTTAAGTGCACCGACTATGTCATTTCCATGACAGGCGGAATGGGATTGACATCCAAACAATGTTTGACCAAAGACATCGATTCTTCAGATTTTGAAGCGTTCCGGCCTTACGCGGAAGGAATGGTCAAAATGTTTTTGGGAGATAATGCTGCCCAATTACCGGAAGGAATGGCCGTTGTGACAGAGACGCAAATGACCATGCTGGGACAGAAGGTAGACTCAAAAACCGAGCTTCAAAGCGTGAAAAAAGAAGAGATCCCCGGTTCCGTTTTTGAAATCCCGGCCGGCTACGCAGTGACGGAAATGCCTGGCATGCCAAAGCAGTAG
- a CDS encoding alanyl-tRNA editing protein, with product MTEKLFWIDPYQKEFSASVLRQFPVQDGHAVILDRTCFYATSGGQPNDLGILNLQPVKDVRFEHDSILHIVSTPLEGISAQGMIDWSRRFDHMQQHTGQHILSAAFFRLFQAETSSFHLGDEYCSIELNRPNLSREDVRKAEALANNVIFGTEPVQSFFVEPEKAADYQLRKQSDLQESLRIVQIADFDLSPCSGTHVRNSGEVGIVFITGAEKLSQTLKVSFLCGNRVAKQYHVDLEILKTLSRNMTTSVELLPESIQKLQDQLKELRKELSHLKEERWKEEADHLYQNAEDWNGLRRTLCIWKRPYAEVRFLAQRLSEKQFAAGALVSIPERRAVFFKNPQVAYDLRPIFQGFLQGYSAKGGGPPHFMEAGAFEAGPEFEAKMKLLWEQQL from the coding sequence ATGACGGAAAAGCTATTTTGGATTGATCCCTACCAGAAGGAGTTTTCAGCGAGTGTTCTGCGCCAATTTCCGGTGCAGGATGGTCATGCCGTGATTCTGGACCGGACCTGTTTTTACGCCACTTCCGGCGGACAGCCAAATGATCTTGGAATCCTGAACCTTCAGCCTGTCAAGGACGTTCGTTTTGAGCATGACAGCATCCTTCACATCGTTTCTACTCCATTAGAAGGAATCAGTGCGCAGGGAATGATTGATTGGTCCCGCAGATTTGACCATATGCAGCAACACACGGGACAGCATATTCTATCCGCTGCTTTTTTCCGGTTATTTCAAGCGGAGACATCTTCGTTTCATCTGGGGGATGAGTACTGCAGCATTGAGTTAAACCGGCCGAACCTGAGCCGGGAGGATGTCCGGAAAGCGGAAGCTCTGGCAAACAACGTCATTTTCGGAACAGAGCCGGTTCAATCCTTTTTTGTCGAGCCTGAAAAGGCGGCAGATTACCAGTTGCGAAAGCAGTCCGACCTTCAGGAATCTTTGCGCATTGTCCAGATCGCAGACTTCGATCTTTCGCCCTGCAGTGGAACGCATGTCAGAAACTCCGGCGAAGTCGGAATCGTTTTTATTACAGGCGCCGAAAAGCTTTCGCAAACTTTGAAGGTTTCCTTCCTTTGCGGCAATCGAGTCGCAAAACAGTATCACGTAGACCTGGAGATTCTAAAAACTCTCTCCAGGAACATGACCACTTCGGTTGAGCTGCTTCCGGAATCGATTCAAAAGCTACAGGATCAATTGAAGGAATTGCGGAAAGAACTATCTCATCTGAAAGAGGAACGCTGGAAGGAAGAAGCGGATCACCTTTATCAGAACGCAGAAGACTGGAATGGATTGCGAAGAACTCTCTGCATCTGGAAGCGTCCCTATGCGGAAGTGCGTTTTCTTGCGCAAAGACTCTCAGAGAAGCAATTTGCAGCGGGCGCGCTTGTCAGTATTCCTGAACGCCGGGCCGTTTTTTTCAAGAATCCTCAAGTAGCTTACGATTTGCGTCCGATCTTCCAGGGGTTTTTGCAAGGATATTCTGCAAAAGGGGGCGGGCCGCCTCATTTCATGGAAGCAGGCGCATTTGAAGCTGGTCCGGAATTTGAAGCAAAGATGAAACTATTATGGGAGCAACAACTTTAA